GAAGTGTGTATTTTCATCTGGACAATATCTATTAGTTAGTGCTGCTAATCTGCAGACGGATCGGTGTTTGCACCTCTATTATCACCACTAGCACTTAACTCTGTTGCAATGCTGTCCCTTATTGGTAACTCATTCAAATGAATGATGTCCAATCACTTCACTGATAATCACTATGAAGACAAGTTTGTCATCAATGAGATGATATGTATGTCATAAATGGAATGGGGATTGAGAAAACTGCAATAGTTTctgttaatacatttaaattcatgcaaattaactttatttagGTCTGCAACAATGAAAATAGCCCTGCAAAAtggatttactgtatattaatatttacaataaggtgcaaacagtaaatacatttaatgtaaaCTGGTTAAAACATGCTTAAAACTGCTAAACCCGATGTCTGTTCACTGACCATCTGATGAATGTTACACACAAAGCTTCAGTCAGCTGCTTGAATCACACTAACTGACTGCAATACTCTTCTTGCAACACAGTCATGAATGTTCTTACCTTTTTTCGTGTTGTTGGTTTACACAACGCTGAATCAGTTCTGTCTTCATTCCGGGTCTCAACTGCATTAGcattgaacataaatgtgttacAACAACAAAGCTTGCACTTGTACAGTAATCTGTATATCTGACTCATATGAAGTTAATATTTGTAGTTAATAATTGAATTTCTGACCtgtttttctacatttcttGCAGATGCAGCACATCACGACTACAGCTACAATCAGAGATCCAGCAGCAGAGATCAGCGCTGTGTAAAATAAGGGTAGGCCTTGATCTGTAATGGACAAAATGATTCTGTCAGTCTGATGTCAAACAAGACTGAGATCTCAgtgatactttatttttgagtgaaaaacaGAGATCAGCTCAGTAAATAATCATTAATATCACTGCTGACATACCTGGACAGAGTtgactgatgtccagatgtgtggtctggtggctgatgggattgttgagcacacagctgtaggtgttgttatcctgatattccacctccagaggtagagagagactgatgctgagatcagacacactgatgctggacaataaactgtgtcctttgtaccaggagagagtcacatgactcacattcaccactgaacacaacaatgaacaattctgctgtgatgaagatgatgacgatgaaagattttttgaaaaatctCTTCTAATGTTAGGAGTGGGCAGACGAGCTGTAAAATATTAGAGAATAGACAAAATAAATGTGAACAACAATATTTTTGGTTATGTATTTTAGTATGTTGACAGtcagtgagtgtttgtgtgatCTCAAACTATAAAATGATTAAACGTTTCAGTATGTAAATAGCTAAAGGAATATTCAGAGTTCAGTACAGCTCAATCTAAAGCATCTGAGGTCTAATGTTCactaaaatcacatttattttcagtagaaaagcaaaaatgtgtGATTTACACTTACAGTGGCAGTAAATGTGTCCTATCCGTAAATGTGAAATGTTCAATGTTTTAATAGTGTAGACGCAATACTTAAACAATTTGCATATAATTTCCCAGTGTCTTTCATGAAAATTTCCCCAAAAGGTGTATACTCTCCACGTCAAGGACTTGATCAATTCAAATTCCATGTCTCCATTTGGAGAATGTTTGTCTTGGTCTGAGTACTTAAAGAGATACTGCAAGAAGATCAGTGCGCTCATGTAACCAGATGAGCCCGTAGTGTGTCCATACACTCCATACTATGTAGATTTCTAAAGTCAAGTATGGATTTTTTACTCTTAGATTTATCTTTGAGAATTTGATGCCTTGTATAGATTTCATTTGATATCTCTAAGTTGTTGACTATGTAATTggaataatacatatttacctgactgattataaattgttacatttgaatttattctTGGATTTAATTTACTGTGAGATTATCGACTCTAGTAGATTATGTTAAATCCATAACACCGCAAATCTACACTCAGGTTAGTAACGGactaaaattatgttttaaagttctGACTAACACGTTGGCATTAGTCATGTATACTTAGATTGTAGAAGCTAATAATGGGTTTTCCATTTAGAGCAACAGTGTGTCGTTGACCAAACTAAATTCGGGTGAGCCTCAACCtctgattattatattattattctaaCGAAGTGTACGTGAGAAATCACGGCATGATTATATAAAGTTACCATTAGAGGAAGTTCAGTTGGTCAACTTGGTTCTATGGTAAAATTGGTTCTAAATAATATGTTCTAGAATGAGGAAAGGCCTTCTAGAACATTAGTCAGTTCAGGGGCATCATTATCACTATCATTTTACAGAGAgcaagaacatttacattatcaaagcacattttcattcaaaactcccattaaaatcactgaagctgtttacactgtgaaatgaatatcttaaCTTACATTCTTAGGCTAcgcacatctgcactttgttgtttctgatgagagaatttgcCAGATAATTGAGTCAGCGAGTGTGACTCAGCAGCTGATGCTGTGCTGCACTGAACGCTCTAATCATCGATCTAAGGAAGTGTGATTGtatcaaatgttaaaaatattatttcgaggagcccctgccctttttcaaaattattcaaaagtgcccctcttggacaaatagcaatgatattgtggtcaataaaacaaaatgcatttgaattctaattaacatgacaacTTCTACAAAACAGTAACTAATCGAGTGGCACGGACGCCCTGAAATATGActgccgcccccactggatccccaacatcattgggctagatTACTGTCATTCTGACCATGCCTgaatgccattggatcagagcgctgtcaattgctgcctctgattgttgcatgcaaagtttgcatttggatttggagcgcgcaacaatgccattagatcaatgggttctgtcagtgtttt
The sequence above is a segment of the Onychostoma macrolepis isolate SWU-2019 chromosome 22, ASM1243209v1, whole genome shotgun sequence genome. Coding sequences within it:
- the LOC131530813 gene encoding natural killer cell receptor 2B4-like, which translates into the protein MFHMFVLLCLCWWRMIVCSPGVFGESVSVIEGDSVTLNTDLTEIHEDDDILWKYGSEDSLIAEINRGDQIFSTFNGTTGRFRDRLTLDKQTGSLTIANITTEHAGLYEIQISGDKLSSKTFSVSVYARLPTPNIRRDFSKNLSSSSSSSQQNCSLLCSVVNVSHVTLSWYKGHSLLSSISVSDLSISLSLPLEVEYQDNNTYSCVLNNPISHQTTHLDISQLCPDQGLPLFYTALISAAGSLIVAVVVMCCICKKCRKTVETRNEDRTDSALCKPTTRKKKSKSDAVYENVPKKR